A window of Parasynechococcus marenigrum WH 8102 contains these coding sequences:
- a CDS encoding methyltransferase family protein: MFSGWGLSWGGWLDNRRGEWFLLAQLLLITAHLLPPWPAPADWGLGMWPRPVFIVGVLLLLSGFGVAAQAFTALGSSLSPLPEAKQGNRLILQGPYQRCRHPMYQAVLLCSLGVALSIGSLLHLILLMGLVAVLGGKARREERSLLQLHPEYAVYRSTTPAIAPGLPWLDWRN; encoded by the coding sequence ATGTTCTCTGGCTGGGGACTGAGCTGGGGAGGCTGGCTCGATAACCGCCGCGGCGAGTGGTTCCTACTCGCCCAGTTGCTATTGATCACGGCACACCTGCTACCGCCCTGGCCTGCCCCCGCCGACTGGGGGTTGGGCATGTGGCCCCGGCCCGTCTTCATCGTCGGCGTGCTGCTGCTTTTGAGCGGCTTTGGTGTAGCAGCGCAAGCCTTTACAGCCCTCGGCAGCAGCCTGTCTCCATTGCCTGAAGCCAAGCAGGGAAACCGCTTGATCCTCCAGGGGCCCTACCAACGCTGCCGGCACCCGATGTACCAGGCCGTGTTGCTCTGCTCGCTGGGCGTGGCGCTCTCCATCGGCAGTCTTCTGCACTTGATCTTGCTAATGGGGCTCGTGGCGGTGTTGGGGGGCAAAGCCCGCCGGGAGGAACGATCTCTCCTTCAGCTGCATCCGGAATATGCGGTGTACCGGTCAACAACACCGGCCATTGCCCCTGGCCTCCCCTGGCTCGACTGGCGCAATTGA
- a CDS encoding 1,2-dihydroxy-3-keto-5-methylthiopentene dioxygenase yields MSRLSIFPDHGDGGDGALPLPKLVCNDPASIQAELADRCVGFEQWPAAHALPPDADQSTILTTYASEVARVQRDGGYQTVDAIRMTPDHPEREALRNKFLSEHTHAEDEVRFFVEGQGLFSLHIDKEVLVTLCERGDLISVPAGTRHWFDMGPTPSFCALRFFNNSEGWVATFTGDSIAERFPRLD; encoded by the coding sequence ATGAGTCGTCTCAGCATCTTTCCAGACCACGGGGATGGCGGTGATGGCGCCCTTCCACTGCCGAAGCTGGTCTGCAACGACCCAGCCTCGATCCAGGCTGAACTGGCCGACCGGTGTGTCGGCTTTGAGCAGTGGCCTGCTGCCCATGCCCTACCCCCAGATGCCGATCAGAGCACGATCCTGACGACCTACGCCTCAGAGGTGGCCAGGGTCCAGAGGGATGGTGGTTATCAAACGGTGGATGCCATCCGAATGACGCCGGATCACCCGGAGAGGGAGGCTCTGCGCAACAAATTCCTGTCGGAACACACCCACGCCGAAGACGAGGTGCGCTTTTTCGTTGAGGGCCAGGGGCTGTTCTCGTTGCACATCGACAAGGAGGTGCTGGTGACGCTGTGTGAACGCGGCGACCTGATCAGCGTCCCGGCCGGGACCCGCCACTGGTTCGACATGGGACCAACCCCATCGTTCTGCGCCCTGCGCTTTTTCAACAACAGCGAAGGCTGGGTCGCGACCTTCACGGGCGACTCCATCGCTGAGCGTTTTCCACGGCTCGACTGA
- the cobI gene encoding precorrin-2 C(20)-methyltransferase yields MPAGLTLVGVGPGDPELLTLAAVRAIEQADVVATPVAREGSASMAATIASHCISTKQRLLPLLFPMVSAARPRREAWHLAADALAAEVKAGQAVVLLCEGDASLFATGSYVLLALQQRHPDCPTRVIPGITAISAAAASAGWPLALQQDQLLVMPCPETPDALTGLLETAAQHPRVLALMKLGHRWAWVRPLLERQNMLSGALFAERVGWPDQIVRSAGDIEASERPYFSLLLVRQGWPDVLP; encoded by the coding sequence GTGCCCGCCGGCCTCACGCTGGTGGGGGTTGGCCCCGGCGATCCTGAGCTGTTGACGCTGGCGGCGGTGCGGGCGATCGAACAGGCCGATGTGGTGGCCACACCGGTGGCCCGTGAGGGGAGCGCCAGCATGGCCGCCACCATTGCCTCCCACTGCATCAGTACCAAGCAGCGCCTGCTGCCGTTGTTGTTCCCGATGGTGTCGGCAGCTAGACCCAGGCGTGAGGCCTGGCATCTGGCGGCCGATGCCCTCGCCGCGGAAGTGAAGGCAGGACAGGCGGTTGTGCTGCTCTGTGAAGGGGATGCCTCCCTGTTCGCCACCGGCAGCTACGTCCTGCTGGCGCTTCAGCAGCGCCATCCTGATTGCCCCACGCGGGTGATTCCAGGCATCACGGCGATCTCCGCCGCAGCAGCTTCTGCGGGCTGGCCCCTCGCCCTGCAACAGGACCAGTTGCTGGTGATGCCCTGTCCCGAGACACCTGATGCTCTGACTGGTCTGCTCGAGACGGCAGCGCAGCATCCCAGGGTGCTGGCCTTGATGAAACTGGGCCATCGCTGGGCCTGGGTTCGTCCTCTGCTGGAGCGCCAGAACATGCTCAGTGGAGCGCTGTTCGCTGAACGGGTGGGTTGGCCAGACCAGATCGTTCGCTCAGCTGGTGACATTGAGGCGAGTGAGCGCCCCTACTTCTCCCTGCTGCTGGTGCGTCAGGGCTGGCCCGACGTGCTGCCCTGA